In a single window of the uncultured Erythrobacter sp. genome:
- a CDS encoding zinc-finger domain-containing protein, with amino-acid sequence MSTTAPETIRVDTKRVSCDGASAIRGGDNYRPAALGHPRIYLEIDESGYVDCGYCDRRFVLEGGPADQAE; translated from the coding sequence ATGAGCACAACGGCACCAGAAACCATCCGCGTCGATACAAAGCGTGTCAGCTGCGACGGCGCCAGCGCCATTCGCGGCGGTGACAATTACCGTCCAGCCGCGCTTGGTCATCCGCGCATCTATCTGGAAATTGATGAAAGCGGCTATGTCGATTGCGGCTATTGTGACCGGCGTTTCGTGCTCGAGGGTGGACCGGCGGATCAGGCGGAATAG
- a CDS encoding ABC transporter ATP-binding protein — protein MNPPAIRIDNLVKRYAPPKRAKGEDAQGKLALNGVSFDVPEGSIFGLLGPNGAGKSTLINVLAGLVNKTGGSAEIWGFDIDKQRRNASRAIGIVPQEIVFDPFFTPFEVLENQGGFYGIPKKDRRSEELLAAVRLADKRNAYARTLSGGMKRRLLVAKAMVHSPPILVLDEPTAGVDVELRRQLWELVTEMNREGVTVVLTTHYLEEAEELCDRIAIINHGELITNKPTRELVEMAREKIVAVTLADDLAAAPSHQAFSKVEQTGERSVEVTYNKDQLNAGQVLGILQGEGMTIEDVTTREADLEDVFVQLTSAGQ, from the coding sequence ATGAACCCGCCTGCAATCCGCATCGACAATCTCGTCAAACGCTACGCGCCGCCCAAAAGGGCCAAAGGTGAAGATGCGCAAGGCAAGCTTGCACTCAATGGCGTGAGTTTTGATGTGCCCGAAGGCTCTATCTTCGGACTGCTTGGCCCCAATGGTGCGGGTAAGTCGACGCTCATCAATGTGCTGGCCGGCCTCGTCAACAAGACCGGCGGCTCGGCCGAAATCTGGGGCTTCGACATCGACAAGCAGCGCCGTAATGCGAGCCGCGCCATCGGGATCGTGCCGCAAGAGATTGTGTTCGACCCCTTTTTCACACCTTTCGAAGTGCTCGAGAATCAAGGCGGATTTTACGGAATTCCCAAGAAGGACCGGCGCAGCGAGGAATTGCTTGCTGCCGTCCGCCTTGCCGACAAGCGCAACGCCTATGCCCGCACCTTGTCAGGCGGGATGAAACGGCGGCTCTTGGTGGCAAAGGCGATGGTGCATTCACCGCCGATCCTTGTGCTCGACGAGCCGACTGCGGGCGTAGATGTCGAATTGCGCCGCCAGCTGTGGGAACTCGTCACCGAAATGAACCGCGAAGGCGTCACAGTCGTCCTCACCACGCATTACCTCGAAGAGGCAGAGGAATTGTGCGACCGGATCGCGATCATCAATCACGGCGAATTGATCACCAACAAGCCGACCCGCGAACTGGTAGAAATGGCGCGCGAGAAAATCGTAGCCGTCACTTTGGCTGATGACCTTGCCGCTGCCCCATCGCACCAAGCCTTTAGCAAGGTGGAACAGACCGGCGAACGCAGCGTCGAGGTCACTTACAACAAGGACCAGCTTAATGCTGGGCAGGTATTGGGCATCCTGCAAGGCGAAGGCATGACCATCGAAGACGTCACAACGCGCGAGGCCGATCTGGAAGACGTCTTTGTGCAGCTCACTAGCGCAGGGCAGTAA
- the nadB gene encoding L-aspartate oxidase codes for MGETQENLGTYDVIIIGSGAAGLTAALELAQSKRVLVLAKGSLTGGSTAWAQGGIAAVLDAGDTFENHVRDTMVAGAGLNDLASVEFVIEGAPKAIDRLCDLGVPFNRDKDSLHLTREGGHSHRRIVHVDDATGWAVQSALLKAAEASPNITMLGGRTAIDFITDRHREKFSAAGRIWGVYALNEETGRVERHTARATILAAGGAGRVYQFSTAPRGATGDGIAMAWRAGARVSNMEMMQFHPTCLYNLEVKNFLITEAVRGEGGRLFHPETGHRFMEDYDKERMELAPRDVVARAIDDQIKRFGLDYVHLDISHQPPEFVREHFPTIHEKLTGLGIDMTAGPIPVVPAQHYTCGGVVVDLMARTDLPGLWAAGECTESGLHGANRLASNSLLECFVFGEAAADDILANWDALEEPPAILPWDESRVSDSDEQVVIKQNWTEIRRFMWNYVGIVRTTKRLERAANRIALLKKEVEDYYGSFVVTTDLIELRNLLQSAELIVRSALERKESRGLHYTMDHPDLAEDIRDTVLVP; via the coding sequence ATGGGTGAAACGCAGGAAAATCTCGGGACTTACGACGTCATCATCATCGGTTCGGGAGCGGCCGGGTTAACTGCCGCGCTTGAACTGGCGCAAAGCAAGCGAGTGCTTGTGCTTGCCAAAGGGTCGCTCACCGGAGGGTCGACCGCCTGGGCGCAAGGCGGGATCGCGGCGGTGCTCGATGCGGGTGATACGTTTGAAAACCATGTGCGTGACACGATGGTTGCGGGCGCGGGCCTGAACGACCTGGCGTCAGTGGAATTCGTGATCGAAGGTGCTCCAAAGGCGATTGATCGGCTGTGCGATCTCGGCGTGCCGTTCAACCGCGACAAGGACTCGCTCCACCTCACCCGCGAGGGCGGCCATTCGCACCGCCGCATCGTCCACGTCGATGATGCAACCGGCTGGGCGGTGCAATCTGCTTTGCTCAAAGCCGCTGAAGCCAGCCCCAACATCACCATGCTGGGCGGACGCACGGCCATCGACTTCATCACAGACCGCCACCGCGAGAAATTCTCCGCTGCGGGCAGGATCTGGGGCGTCTATGCGCTCAACGAAGAAACCGGCCGGGTCGAGCGGCACACGGCGCGCGCGACCATTCTGGCCGCTGGCGGCGCGGGCCGTGTCTACCAATTTTCTACCGCTCCGCGCGGCGCGACCGGCGACGGGATCGCAATGGCGTGGCGAGCAGGCGCGCGCGTTTCCAATATGGAGATGATGCAGTTCCACCCGACTTGCCTCTACAATCTGGAGGTCAAAAACTTCCTCATCACTGAAGCCGTGCGCGGCGAAGGCGGACGGCTCTTCCATCCTGAAACCGGCCACCGCTTCATGGAGGATTACGACAAGGAGCGGATGGAACTGGCTCCGCGCGATGTCGTGGCGCGCGCGATCGATGATCAGATCAAGCGTTTTGGTCTCGATTACGTCCACCTCGATATCAGCCACCAACCGCCTGAATTCGTGCGCGAGCACTTTCCGACCATCCACGAAAAGCTGACGGGGCTGGGCATCGACATGACAGCTGGCCCGATCCCGGTTGTGCCGGCGCAGCATTATACGTGCGGCGGCGTGGTGGTGGACCTGATGGCGCGCACCGACCTGCCCGGCCTGTGGGCGGCGGGTGAATGCACTGAAAGCGGGCTTCACGGTGCCAATCGCCTTGCTTCGAACTCGCTGCTTGAATGTTTCGTATTCGGGGAAGCGGCCGCTGACGACATTCTTGCAAATTGGGATGCGCTCGAAGAACCGCCCGCGATCCTACCGTGGGACGAAAGCCGTGTGTCGGATTCGGACGAGCAAGTTGTCATCAAGCAGAACTGGACCGAGATCCGCCGCTTCATGTGGAACTATGTCGGGATCGTACGCACCACCAAACGGCTTGAGCGCGCCGCCAATCGCATCGCTCTGCTCAAGAAAGAGGTTGAGGATTATTACGGCAGCTTCGTCGTCACGACCGACCTCATCGAATTGCGCAACCTGCTGCAATCAGCCGAGCTGATCGTGCGTTCAGCGCTGGAGCGCAAAGAGAGCCGCGGTTTGCATTATACGATGGACCATCCCGATTTGGCCGAAGATATCCGCGATACGGTGCTGGTGCCATAG
- a CDS encoding alpha/beta hydrolase — MPHIGANGLRLFYEEHGNPEHETILLVMGLGAQMTLWPDEFVEALVKKGYRVIRFDNRDIGLSDKMEEARAPGIVWQTIRKRLGWPAKVPYTLEDMADDAAGLLEALDIRRAHVVGASMGGMIAQLMAVHHGNKLLSMTSIMSSTGNPKLPQAEKSAIDALIAPLASMEEDVLVEHGLNIGRNIGSPGYPPDPDHARARVLKNVRRSVYPPGLPRQLAAIIDDGDRRKRLSRITTPTLVLHGEDDPLVKLEAGQETARCIPGAKLVTIPGWGHDLPQELVGRLADEIALHAKAARAATPLGT, encoded by the coding sequence ATGCCGCATATCGGGGCGAACGGTCTCCGCCTGTTCTATGAAGAACACGGAAACCCCGAGCACGAAACAATTCTTCTGGTGATGGGTCTGGGGGCACAAATGACCCTGTGGCCAGATGAATTTGTCGAAGCACTGGTCAAGAAGGGCTATCGCGTTATCCGGTTCGATAATCGCGATATCGGGCTTTCGGACAAGATGGAGGAGGCGAGGGCTCCGGGCATCGTATGGCAGACGATCCGCAAGCGGCTCGGTTGGCCAGCCAAAGTGCCTTACACGCTGGAAGACATGGCGGACGATGCTGCCGGACTTCTCGAAGCACTGGACATTCGGCGCGCACATGTTGTGGGCGCGTCGATGGGCGGGATGATCGCGCAGCTGATGGCGGTCCATCACGGCAACAAACTGCTTTCGATGACGTCGATCATGTCGAGCACTGGCAATCCCAAACTGCCACAGGCCGAGAAGAGCGCGATTGACGCGCTGATCGCGCCGCTGGCATCGATGGAAGAGGATGTTTTGGTCGAGCACGGCCTCAATATCGGCCGCAATATTGGCAGTCCGGGCTATCCTCCTGACCCTGACCATGCGCGCGCGCGGGTGCTCAAGAATGTGCGGCGCAGTGTCTATCCACCGGGCTTGCCGCGCCAGCTTGCCGCCATCATCGACGATGGTGACCGGCGCAAACGGCTAAGCCGGATCACAACACCCACGCTGGTTTTGCATGGTGAGGATGATCCGCTGGTGAAGCTGGAAGCCGGGCAGGAGACTGCGCGTTGCATACCGGGCGCTAAGTTGGTGACGATTCCCGGTTGGGGGCACGATCTGCCGCAGGAGCTGGTAGGCCGGCTGGCTGATGAGATTGCGCTCCATGCAAAGGCGGCGCGGGCCGCGACACCGCTGGGAACGTAA
- a CDS encoding ribonucleoside-diphosphate reductase subunit alpha — MEFKASDEVLSDAETGETLGTTEAASDKGKKAVKMEKSDKGSEALIAENGGEELIAAKSAEALAGAMAEVAKEAVSDSKKVNDRRFDVQIDESRDANLTEFGKETLTDRYLLPGEKYQDLFARVADAYADDAEHAQRLYDYISNLWFMPATPVLSNGGTARGLPISCYLNSVSDSLDGIVGTWNENVWLASKGGGIGTYWGNVRGIGEPVGLNGKTSGIIPFVRVMDSLTLAISQGSLRRGSAACYLDVSHPEIEEFLEIRKPSGDFNRKALNLHHGVLLTDEFMEAVRDGAEFDLKSPKTGEVRGTVDARSLFQKLVECRLATGEPYIVFNDTVNRMMPKHHRDLGLKVSTSNLCSEITLPTGIDHLGNDRTAVCCLSSLNIEKWDEWSGDKQFIEDIMRFLDNVLQDYIDRAPDEMARAKYSAERERSVGLGVMGFHSFLQSKGLGFESAMAKALNLKMFKHIQAKASEASMLLAQERGPCPDAAEMGAMERFSCKMAIAPTASISIICGGTSACIEPIPANIYTHKTLSGSFIVKNPYLEKLLDKKSKNSTNVWNSILEKGGSVQHLDFLSAEEKASFKTSFEIDQRWLLEFAADRAPYIDQAQSLNLFIPADVEKWDLMQLHFQAWEKGIKSLYYLRSKSVQRAGFAGGVEADNTADAAKFELAAEQTDYEECLSCQ; from the coding sequence ATGGAATTCAAGGCAAGTGACGAAGTGCTGAGCGATGCGGAAACCGGGGAAACGCTCGGAACAACCGAAGCAGCAAGCGATAAGGGCAAAAAGGCCGTAAAAATGGAAAAGTCCGACAAGGGCAGCGAGGCGCTCATCGCCGAAAACGGTGGCGAAGAGCTGATCGCAGCGAAGAGCGCGGAAGCGTTGGCCGGTGCTATGGCAGAAGTTGCCAAGGAGGCGGTTTCCGACAGCAAGAAGGTCAATGATCGCCGTTTTGACGTCCAGATCGACGAAAGCCGCGATGCGAACCTGACCGAATTCGGCAAGGAGACGCTGACCGATCGCTACCTGCTTCCGGGTGAGAAGTATCAGGATCTCTTCGCGCGCGTCGCTGATGCCTATGCCGACGATGCTGAACACGCACAGCGGCTGTACGACTATATCTCGAACCTGTGGTTCATGCCCGCAACGCCGGTTCTTTCAAACGGCGGCACTGCGCGCGGCCTGCCGATTTCCTGCTACCTCAATTCGGTGTCGGACAGCCTCGACGGGATCGTCGGCACCTGGAACGAGAATGTCTGGCTGGCCTCCAAGGGGGGCGGGATCGGCACCTATTGGGGCAATGTTCGGGGGATTGGTGAGCCAGTTGGCCTGAATGGAAAGACAAGCGGGATTATCCCGTTCGTTCGTGTGATGGATTCGCTCACGCTCGCGATCTCGCAAGGATCGCTGCGGCGCGGTTCGGCGGCGTGCTATCTGGATGTGTCGCATCCCGAAATTGAGGAATTCCTCGAAATCCGCAAACCGTCGGGCGACTTCAACCGCAAGGCTCTGAACCTCCATCACGGCGTGCTGCTGACAGATGAATTCATGGAAGCGGTCCGCGACGGGGCCGAGTTCGACCTCAAATCGCCCAAGACCGGCGAAGTGCGCGGCACTGTCGATGCGCGCTCGCTGTTCCAGAAGCTGGTTGAATGCCGCCTTGCAACGGGTGAGCCCTACATCGTCTTCAACGACACCGTGAACCGCATGATGCCCAAGCATCACCGCGATCTGGGCCTCAAGGTTTCGACCTCGAACCTGTGTTCGGAAATCACACTGCCAACCGGCATCGACCACCTCGGCAATGATCGTACGGCGGTGTGCTGCCTCAGCTCGCTCAACATTGAAAAGTGGGATGAGTGGTCAGGCGACAAGCAGTTTATCGAAGACATCATGCGCTTCCTCGACAACGTCCTGCAGGACTATATCGACCGCGCACCGGACGAGATGGCGCGCGCCAAGTATTCGGCCGAGCGTGAGCGTTCGGTCGGGCTCGGCGTGATGGGCTTCCACTCTTTCCTCCAGTCGAAGGGGCTGGGTTTCGAAAGCGCGATGGCCAAGGCGCTGAACCTGAAAATGTTCAAGCATATCCAGGCCAAGGCATCCGAAGCCTCAATGCTGCTCGCGCAGGAACGCGGGCCTTGCCCCGATGCGGCAGAAATGGGCGCGATGGAGCGGTTCAGCTGCAAGATGGCGATCGCGCCGACCGCGTCGATCTCGATCATTTGCGGCGGCACCAGCGCCTGCATCGAGCCCATCCCGGCGAATATCTACACGCACAAGACTTTGTCGGGCTCCTTCATCGTAAAGAATCCGTATCTTGAAAAACTGCTCGACAAGAAGAGCAAGAACTCGACCAATGTGTGGAACTCGATCCTCGAGAAAGGCGGCAGCGTCCAGCATCTCGATTTCCTGAGCGCCGAAGAAAAGGCGAGCTTCAAGACCAGCTTTGAAATCGACCAGCGCTGGCTGCTCGAATTCGCTGCCGACCGCGCGCCCTATATCGATCAGGCGCAGTCGCTGAACCTCTTCATCCCGGCGGATGTGGAGAAATGGGATCTGATGCAGCTGCACTTCCAGGCATGGGAGAAGGGCATCAAATCGCTCTATTATCTCCGCTCGAAATCGGTCCAGCGCGCGGGCTTTGCAGGCGGCGTCGAAGCGGACAACACCGCAGACGCAGCAAAGTTCGAGCTGGCCGCAGAGCAGACCGATTACGAGGAATGTTTGAGCTGCCAGTAG
- a CDS encoding PilZ domain-containing protein, which translates to MRARKDQRKIISIPGRYFTGLGDPVDVELKNLSVRGCCMAAVSGKLPPGSRLQIHIGSSGPHHAHVKWARDNEVGVVFVKPLDPERFARFQSSHVPDSAQSTIAGDFEDMLSGRPQRFC; encoded by the coding sequence ATGCGAGCACGGAAGGATCAGCGCAAAATCATTTCGATCCCGGGCCGGTATTTCACCGGGCTGGGCGATCCTGTTGATGTGGAGCTCAAGAACCTGTCAGTCAGAGGGTGCTGCATGGCTGCGGTGAGCGGCAAGCTGCCGCCCGGTTCGCGACTGCAAATCCATATCGGCAGTTCCGGCCCGCATCATGCGCATGTCAAATGGGCAAGAGACAACGAAGTGGGCGTGGTCTTTGTAAAGCCGCTCGATCCCGAGCGCTTCGCCCGATTCCAAAGCAGCCATGTGCCGGATTCCGCGCAAAGCACGATTGCTGGTGATTTTGAGGACATGCTTTCCGGCCGTCCGCAGCGCTTTTGCTGA
- a CDS encoding GntP family permease: MFEWIGLIGLFCGLGLLIFLALRDVNIIFASVLCALVVIVSNGLPFAESITQSYTIGELGAFTFAGRFFLLFAAGAVFGKIMGDSHAATSIAMALVRSLGAHRALWITVLACALLTYGGVVVFVVIFAMYPLGLRLLKEADIPKRLFCGAIALGAGTFTLTALPGTPSIHNVIPTLTLGTDLFAAPLLGLFGGGLMFAMGMAYLERERIKAKAAGEGFEAGPRDVIPDYASIEKDVPHPALAILPLVLVIAIILAPRLAGSFGVDEGNAIVAFASAQPVLWPSIALIIASLVALALYPAMRKNPLQRMGLGTQDAIMPLMATSAVIGFGGVVAQTQGFAMFTDFVAGPALPPHLSMFAAASTVSGITGSSAGGLQIFMATMAESYLALGISPEELHRLAAMASGGLDSLPHCGAVIAMLTITQLTHKQAYKEVGVVTVVVPIVATLLTIGLAMLL; encoded by the coding sequence ATGTTCGAATGGATCGGGCTGATCGGTCTGTTTTGCGGGCTGGGCCTGCTGATATTCCTCGCCCTGCGCGATGTGAACATCATATTCGCCTCGGTGCTGTGCGCGCTGGTGGTGATTGTCAGCAATGGCCTGCCCTTCGCCGAAAGCATCACCCAGTCCTACACGATCGGAGAATTGGGCGCGTTCACCTTTGCCGGACGCTTCTTCCTGCTGTTCGCTGCCGGAGCGGTCTTTGGCAAGATCATGGGAGACAGCCACGCGGCGACTTCGATTGCGATGGCGCTGGTGCGGTCATTAGGCGCACACCGCGCGCTGTGGATCACGGTGCTTGCCTGCGCGCTGCTGACCTATGGCGGGGTGGTGGTCTTCGTGGTGATCTTCGCTATGTATCCGCTGGGCCTACGCCTGCTCAAAGAGGCTGACATTCCCAAACGCCTGTTTTGCGGAGCGATTGCATTGGGCGCGGGGACTTTCACGCTCACCGCACTTCCCGGCACACCGTCGATCCACAATGTCATACCCACACTGACGCTGGGCACGGACTTGTTCGCGGCTCCTTTGCTCGGCCTGTTCGGCGGCGGGCTGATGTTTGCGATGGGCATGGCCTATCTGGAACGCGAGCGGATCAAGGCCAAGGCTGCGGGCGAAGGGTTCGAAGCTGGTCCGCGCGATGTTATCCCCGACTACGCCTCGATCGAGAAAGACGTGCCGCATCCAGCACTCGCAATCCTGCCACTGGTTCTGGTGATCGCGATCATCCTCGCGCCTCGCCTCGCCGGTTCGTTTGGCGTGGATGAGGGCAATGCGATTGTAGCCTTCGCAAGTGCCCAGCCGGTCTTGTGGCCCTCGATCGCGCTCATCATTGCCAGCCTCGTCGCGCTCGCGCTTTATCCGGCGATGCGCAAAAACCCGCTGCAGCGGATGGGGCTAGGCACGCAGGATGCGATTATGCCGCTGATGGCGACGTCGGCGGTGATCGGTTTCGGCGGAGTGGTCGCCCAGACCCAGGGCTTTGCCATGTTCACAGACTTTGTCGCCGGCCCCGCTTTGCCGCCGCATCTTTCAATGTTTGCCGCGGCCAGCACGGTTTCGGGCATCACCGGATCATCGGCGGGCGGATTGCAGATCTTCATGGCGACCATGGCGGAATCCTATCTGGCGCTCGGCATTTCACCAGAGGAGCTGCACAGACTGGCTGCAATGGCGAGCGGCGGGCTCGATTCACTGCCCCATTGCGGCGCGGTGATCGCGATGCTGACCATCACTCAACTCACCCACAAGCAAGCCTATAAAGAGGTTGGGGTGGTGACCGTGGTGGTGCCGATTGTCGCGACGCTGCTAACCATCGGCTTGGCGATGTTGCTTTAG